One genomic segment of Pedobacter endophyticus includes these proteins:
- a CDS encoding Txe/YoeB family addiction module toxin — protein sequence MKYTFVDESWEDYLYWQKTDKKKLKRVNDLLKDISRNPFEGIGKPEPLKHKYSGFWSRRIDEEHRLIYRYAEGEIEIAKCRFHYD from the coding sequence ATGAAATATACTTTCGTAGATGAATCTTGGGAGGATTATTTGTATTGGCAAAAAACAGACAAAAAGAAACTTAAAAGAGTTAACGATCTATTAAAGGACATTTCCAGAAACCCTTTTGAGGGAATTGGAAAGCCAGAGCCCTTGAAGCATAAGTATTCTGGTTTTTGGTCAAGAAGAATTGATGAGGAACACCGTTTAATTTACAGATACGCGGAAGGTGAGATTGAAATCGCAAAATGCCGATTCCATTATGATTAG
- a CDS encoding YpdA family putative bacillithiol disulfide reductase, which produces MTNKKNLLENQNHYDILIIGAGPIGMACAIEAQKAGLSYLIIEKGALVNSLFNYPVFMTFFSTSQKLEIGGVPFVTINPKPNRNEAVEYYRRVAETFNLNINLFETVKQVTKNEDIFELSTSKASYTSNNVIVATGFYDVPLLMNVPGEELPKVTHYYKDPHLYAFQNVVVVGANNSGVDAALETYRKGANVTMVIRSGELGPNVKYWVRPDIENRIKEGSISAHFNSELLEIRENEVDIRTPDGIKTISNDFVIAMTGYQPDFAMLRKFGIELPESLCPAYNDETMETNVKGLYLAGVVCGGLDTHKLFIENSRVHAEMIVKNISG; this is translated from the coding sequence ATGACAAATAAAAAGAATCTATTGGAAAATCAAAATCATTACGATATCCTTATTATTGGTGCTGGCCCAATAGGTATGGCTTGTGCTATTGAAGCCCAAAAGGCGGGTCTTAGTTACCTCATCATCGAAAAAGGGGCCCTGGTGAATAGCTTATTCAACTACCCTGTTTTCATGACTTTCTTTTCTACTTCGCAAAAGCTGGAGATCGGCGGTGTTCCATTTGTAACTATTAACCCGAAGCCAAATCGCAATGAGGCCGTTGAGTATTATCGCAGGGTAGCCGAAACATTCAATCTGAACATAAATCTGTTTGAAACAGTTAAGCAGGTAACCAAAAACGAGGATATTTTTGAACTGAGCACCTCAAAGGCCAGTTATACTTCAAATAACGTAATTGTGGCCACTGGATTTTACGATGTGCCGCTGTTGATGAACGTACCAGGTGAGGAGCTTCCGAAAGTGACACATTACTATAAAGACCCGCATTTGTACGCTTTTCAAAATGTTGTGGTTGTTGGCGCCAATAATTCGGGCGTCGATGCCGCTTTAGAAACCTACAGAAAAGGAGCAAATGTAACCATGGTTATCCGCAGTGGCGAGCTTGGCCCGAATGTGAAATATTGGGTGCGCCCCGACATCGAGAACAGAATAAAAGAGGGGTCGATAAGCGCTCATTTTAATTCGGAGTTGCTGGAAATAAGGGAAAATGAAGTGGATATCCGCACGCCCGATGGAATCAAGACCATTTCAAATGATTTTGTAATCGCCATGACCGGTTACCAACCCGATTTCGCCATGTTGCGCAAGTTTGGAATTGAACTCCCCGAGAGCCTGTGCCCGGCCTATAATGACGAAACCATGGAAACCAACGTAAAAGGATTGTATCTGGCTGGCGTCGTTTGTGGCGGACTTGACACGCATAAGTTGTTTATCGAAAACTCGAGGGTGCACGCGGAGATGATTGTAAAAAATATTTCGGGTTGA
- a CDS encoding type II toxin-antitoxin system Phd/YefM family antitoxin, with product MMITSVSDFRKDIKSYLDRVAKNFDTLIVNRGKESGIVVMSLEEYNSLMATNHELSSRKNESRLDTAIAKLKKKESYAKDLIEE from the coding sequence ATGATGATTACAAGTGTTTCTGACTTTAGAAAAGATATCAAATCTTATTTAGACCGGGTAGCAAAAAATTTTGATACGTTAATTGTTAACCGAGGGAAAGAATCTGGAATCGTAGTGATGTCGCTGGAAGAGTACAATTCATTAATGGCTACCAATCACGAATTGTCGTCAAGAAAAAACGAAAGCAGATTGGATACTGCAATTGCCAAGTTGAAAAAGAAGGAAAGCTATGCCAAGGATTTAATTGAAGAATAG
- a CDS encoding polyprenyl synthetase family protein, giving the protein MPGIEQIKKPIAADIKAFEKTFKDSMHSDAPLLDRITHYIVKQKGKQMRPMFVFFAAKLCGGITESTHRGAALVELLHTATLVHDDVVDNAYERRGFFSINALWKNKIAVLVGDYLLAKGLLLSVNNNEHRLLQIVSEAVKQMSEGELLQVEKVRRMDISEELYFEVIRQKTASLIASCCAAGAASAGADDETIEKMRLFGEKVGIAFQIKDDTFDFGTDDVGKPLGIDIKEKKVTLPLIYALNRADKADRKKMINLVKNHQDDPAKIKQIIDFVNAQQGVHYANEKMVEYQNQAFAILHQFEASEARTGLEQLVLYTTERKK; this is encoded by the coding sequence ATGCCAGGAATCGAACAGATAAAGAAACCCATAGCCGCCGATATTAAAGCGTTTGAAAAAACCTTTAAAGATTCTATGCATAGCGATGCGCCATTGCTCGACAGAATTACCCATTACATTGTAAAGCAGAAAGGCAAGCAAATGCGACCGATGTTCGTGTTCTTTGCAGCAAAATTATGCGGTGGCATTACCGAATCTACACATCGGGGTGCGGCGTTGGTAGAGCTTTTACATACGGCAACATTGGTACACGATGATGTGGTAGATAATGCTTACGAACGACGCGGATTTTTTTCTATTAACGCCCTATGGAAAAATAAGATAGCGGTTTTGGTTGGCGATTATTTATTGGCAAAGGGTTTGCTGCTATCGGTAAACAATAACGAACACAGATTGTTACAGATAGTATCGGAAGCTGTGAAGCAGATGAGCGAGGGCGAGCTTTTGCAGGTTGAAAAGGTGAGGAGGATGGATATTTCGGAAGAACTTTATTTTGAGGTAATCCGACAAAAAACCGCTTCCCTTATCGCTTCGTGCTGTGCTGCGGGCGCTGCCTCGGCGGGTGCAGATGATGAAACAATCGAAAAAATGCGCTTGTTTGGCGAAAAGGTGGGTATTGCCTTCCAAATTAAGGACGATACTTTTGATTTTGGAACCGACGACGTAGGTAAACCGTTAGGCATCGATATTAAAGAAAAAAAGGTAACATTGCCTTTAATTTATGCGCTGAACAGAGCCGATAAGGCCGATCGGAAGAAAATGATCAACTTAGTGAAAAACCATCAAGACGATCCGGCCAAAATAAAACAGATTATAGACTTTGTTAATGCGCAACAAGGTGTTCACTATGCCAACGAAAAGATGGTAGAATATCAAAATCAAGCCTTCGCTATTTTACATCAATTTGAGGCCAGCGAAGCCAGAACAGGATTAGAACAACTTGTACTTTACACTACTGAACGTAAAAAATAA
- a CDS encoding DUF6364 family protein, which produces MDTKLTLKLNQEVIEKAKLYASEKKLSLSRLIENYLNSLTSDKSKNELEISPFVKSLTSGVKIPADYDYKKDRVDYLKK; this is translated from the coding sequence ATGGATACTAAACTCACATTAAAGCTTAATCAAGAAGTTATTGAAAAGGCTAAGTTATATGCGTCTGAAAAGAAATTAAGCTTATCAAGATTGATTGAGAATTATCTTAATTCGTTAACATCTGATAAATCTAAAAATGAATTAGAAATCTCGCCTTTCGTAAAAAGTCTTACTTCGGGAGTAAAAATTCCTGCTGATTATGATTATAAAAAAGACCGTGTAGATTATTTAAAAAAATAA
- a CDS encoding alpha/beta hydrolase — protein MKKRYKLLLGFSALLVMGYLLGPRPKKPLYGIKFTHLPDLDGLDQYVQDTEATHRIKPGNEAEIVWADPLHQQTEYAVVYLHGFSASKMEGNPVHLNLAKALNANLYLARLVDHGLDTVAPMRNFTADRLWETSKQAYAIGKKLGKKVILIGTSTGGTVALKLAAIYPEVHSLILLSPNVAINDKNAWLLNDPWGLQIARRVLGSAERRVDGRTEEHKKYWYTNYRIEALVELQEFIESTMIKSTFKAVKQPVLMLYYYKTELEQDPVVRVNAMLKMFDELGTPDHLKRKIAIPNAGNHVIGSYLASKDLASVQTAITSFVENVLSVPLNQNNEIKTALN, from the coding sequence ATGAAGAAGCGCTACAAGCTTTTACTGGGTTTTTCTGCACTGCTTGTAATGGGGTACTTATTGGGGCCACGACCCAAGAAACCGCTTTACGGCATCAAATTTACGCACCTCCCGGATTTGGACGGCCTGGACCAATATGTTCAGGATACGGAAGCAACGCACCGGATAAAGCCCGGTAATGAGGCCGAAATTGTTTGGGCCGATCCGCTGCACCAACAAACCGAATATGCGGTGGTTTATTTACATGGTTTTTCGGCTTCGAAAATGGAGGGCAACCCCGTGCACCTCAATTTGGCCAAAGCACTAAATGCAAATTTATACCTTGCCCGATTGGTTGATCATGGGCTGGACACGGTTGCACCGATGCGGAATTTCACTGCCGATAGGCTTTGGGAAACCAGCAAGCAAGCGTATGCCATTGGCAAAAAACTGGGCAAAAAAGTAATATTGATCGGCACCTCAACGGGAGGAACGGTTGCATTGAAGTTGGCAGCCATCTATCCCGAGGTTCACAGCTTGATTTTACTTTCGCCGAATGTAGCCATCAACGATAAAAATGCGTGGCTACTTAACGATCCGTGGGGATTACAGATTGCCCGCCGAGTTTTAGGCAGCGCAGAGCGCAGAGTGGATGGCAGAACTGAAGAACATAAGAAATACTGGTACACCAATTACCGCATCGAAGCTTTGGTAGAGCTGCAGGAATTTATAGAAAGCACGATGATAAAAAGCACATTTAAGGCGGTGAAGCAGCCTGTTTTAATGCTTTATTATTATAAAACGGAACTAGAACAAGACCCTGTTGTACGTGTGAATGCGATGCTTAAAATGTTCGATGAACTTGGAACACCGGATCACCTGAAAAGAAAAATAGCTATCCCAAATGCCGGGAATCATGTAATTGGCTCTTATCTGGCCTCAAAAGACCTGGCTAGTGTACAAACAGCCATTACAAGCTTTGTGGAGAATGTGTTGAGCGTTCCTTTAAACCAAAACAATGAAATTAAAACCGCTCTTAATTGA
- a CDS encoding VOC family protein, with protein sequence MKQIIINLPVKDLQKSVAFYKAIGFEPQYADESTTRLLWSEHISLMIMQLDKFANFATKPIADTSSTMAGYFSLTVESIEEMNDLMTKGLEAGGTESSEKSDYGFMQQRTLEDLDGHTWNLMYIDLAKMPTAG encoded by the coding sequence ATGAAACAAATAATAATCAACCTGCCCGTAAAAGACCTTCAAAAATCTGTAGCGTTTTATAAGGCAATAGGATTTGAGCCTCAATATGCCGACGAAAGCACAACGCGTTTGCTGTGGAGTGAACATATTTCGTTGATGATTATGCAGCTGGATAAATTCGCGAACTTTGCAACCAAACCTATTGCGGACACAAGCTCAACAATGGCAGGATATTTTTCGTTAACTGTTGAAAGCATCGAAGAAATGAACGACCTGATGACGAAGGGACTGGAGGCGGGCGGCACGGAATCGAGCGAAAAAAGCGATTACGGCTTTATGCAACAACGAACGCTTGAAGACCTTGACGGGCACACCTGGAACCTGATGTACATCGATTTAGCAAAAATGCCGACAGCTGGGTAG
- a CDS encoding MBL fold metallo-hydrolase produces MKVEQIYTGCLAEAAYYIESNGEAAIIDPLREVETYLKKAEKAGATIKYIFETHFHADFVSGHVDLAEKSGAEIIYGPTAKTEFKAHIAKDGEQFKIGHVTVTALHTPGHTLESTTYLLTDENGKDHCIFSGDTLFIGDVGRPDLAQKGNLTMEDLAGMLYDSLNDKIKPLADDVIVYPAHGAGSACGKSMSKETFDTLGHQKQVNYALKAQTKTQFIKEVTDGILPPPQYFAKNAAINKGAVKSIDGVYEQGLKALSPQAFEDAANQTGAVMLDTRDPQIFAKGFIPNAINIGLNGQFAPWVGALITDLEQPILLITEVGKEQETITRLTRVGYDNTIGYLDGGFERWTDAGKEIDTVESVSAEAFEQAAAENEVTALDVRKPGEYESEHLELTLSRPLDFINEWMGEIDPANTYYIHCAGGYRSMIAASILKSRGVENVIDIAGGYAAIKNTGLKRTDFACPSKAMKV; encoded by the coding sequence ATGAAAGTAGAACAAATTTATACCGGTTGTTTGGCAGAGGCCGCCTATTATATCGAAAGCAACGGCGAGGCTGCCATTATTGATCCGCTTCGCGAGGTAGAAACCTATCTTAAAAAAGCTGAAAAGGCAGGGGCAACGATTAAGTATATCTTTGAAACGCACTTCCATGCCGATTTTGTTTCCGGTCATGTAGATTTGGCCGAGAAATCGGGGGCCGAGATCATTTATGGCCCAACGGCGAAAACTGAATTTAAGGCGCACATTGCTAAAGACGGGGAACAGTTTAAAATTGGCCATGTAACCGTAACCGCCTTGCACACACCTGGCCACACGCTCGAATCGACGACCTACTTGTTAACTGACGAAAATGGGAAAGATCACTGCATTTTTAGCGGCGACACCTTATTTATAGGCGACGTGGGCCGCCCAGATTTAGCGCAAAAGGGGAATTTAACAATGGAAGATCTGGCCGGGATGCTTTACGATTCTTTAAATGATAAAATAAAGCCTTTGGCTGATGACGTTATCGTTTATCCGGCTCACGGTGCGGGTTCGGCTTGCGGCAAGAGCATGAGTAAGGAAACGTTTGATACACTTGGGCATCAAAAACAGGTTAATTATGCCTTGAAAGCTCAAACCAAAACGCAGTTTATAAAAGAGGTTACCGATGGTATTTTACCGCCTCCGCAGTACTTCGCTAAAAATGCGGCAATAAACAAGGGAGCTGTGAAAAGCATCGACGGCGTGTACGAACAGGGTTTGAAAGCTTTAAGTCCGCAGGCTTTTGAAGATGCTGCAAACCAAACTGGTGCGGTGATGCTCGATACCCGCGATCCACAGATTTTTGCGAAAGGATTTATACCGAACGCAATTAACATCGGTTTAAATGGTCAGTTTGCACCCTGGGTTGGCGCTTTGATTACCGACCTTGAGCAACCGATTTTATTGATTACTGAGGTTGGCAAAGAGCAAGAAACAATAACGCGTTTAACACGGGTGGGCTATGATAATACGATTGGCTACTTAGATGGTGGTTTTGAGCGGTGGACGGACGCTGGCAAGGAAATAGATACTGTTGAAAGTGTTTCTGCGGAGGCATTTGAGCAGGCGGCCGCAGAAAATGAGGTTACTGCATTGGATGTTCGTAAACCGGGCGAGTACGAATCTGAACACCTGGAGCTTACCTTAAGCCGTCCGCTAGATTTTATTAACGAATGGATGGGTGAGATTGATCCTGCAAATACTTATTATATCCATTGTGCGGGCGGTTACCGATCGATGATTGCAGCTTCGATACTAAAATCTCGCGGCGTAGAAAATGTAATCGATATTGCCGGAGGTTATGCCGCAATTAAAAATACAGGGTTAAAAAGAACCGACTTTGCCTGCCCAAGTAAGGCGATGAAAGTTTAA
- the uvrA gene encoding excinuclease ABC subunit UvrA: MSNKSIDLGEQKDVEVYGARVHNLKNIDVSFPRNQLVVITGLSGSGKSSLAFDTIYAEGQRRYMETFSAYSRQFMGGMERPDVDKVSGLSPVIAIEQKTTSKNPRSTVGTITEIYDFMRLLYARVADAYSYNTGEKMERMSEDQILQNIFNKFDGLAVNILAPVVKGRKGHYRELFEQIRKQGYVKVRVDGEIKDIAAKMQVDRYKIHDIEVVIDRLIVDAKDKKRLLDSVQTAMKMGKGVIKISDKDNNVAHFSKFLMCPTTGISYDEPQPNSFSFNSPYGACERCDGLGYIFVVDKESVIPNPKLSILNGGLAPLGEYRDTWMFQVLKALAKKYTFSLSTPIEKLSDEVIGIILNGSNDLIKVEVEYNKWNVQNYNITFDGIIKMLEEQNEKRSESASDDMDAFRKLKTCPECNGARLKKESLHFKVDGMNIFDLASMDISNLYKWFEKVDERLSERQNIIAKEILKEIKARIGFLTDVGLTYLTLDRTARTLSGGEAQRIRLATQIGSQLMNVMYILDEPSIGLHQRDNERLINALKNLRDLGNTVLVVEHDKDMIMEADWVIDVGPGAGIHGGTVVAEGTAKDILKSKTLTAAYLNGDKEIETPRVRRKGNGHKLSIIKATGHNLKEVSVDFPLGKFIAVTGVSGSGKSSLITETLYPILNHHFFRAKKTPLPYEKISGLKEIDKVIEIDQAPIGRTPRSNPSTYTGVFSDIRNLFVQLPEAKIRGYKPGRFSFNVKGGRCETCQGAGLKVIEMNFLPDVQVPCEECGGRRYNRETLEVRFRGKSISDVLDMSIEDACDFFENIPIIYRKIKTLKDVGLGYITLGQSSVTLSGGEAQRVKLATELSKKDTGKTFYILDEPTTGLHFEDINVLLGVLQELVDKGNTILVIEHNLDVVKVADWVIDLGEEGGAGGGRILFEGTPEGLIQNPISLTGKFLKKEMGVSLESGVRSPESKVESLKPKDKKAKKKSEVQSPEAEVKKPKKKK; this comes from the coding sequence ATGAGCAATAAATCTATCGATCTCGGCGAGCAAAAAGATGTAGAGGTATATGGTGCGAGAGTACATAATTTAAAAAATATCGATGTCAGTTTTCCACGCAACCAGCTGGTGGTTATTACCGGTTTAAGTGGAAGCGGAAAGTCATCGCTTGCGTTCGATACCATTTACGCCGAAGGCCAGCGTCGCTACATGGAAACTTTTAGTGCATATAGCCGCCAGTTTATGGGCGGTATGGAGCGCCCCGATGTAGATAAGGTATCGGGCTTGAGCCCGGTAATTGCCATTGAGCAGAAAACAACCAGCAAAAATCCACGCTCTACAGTTGGCACCATTACCGAGATTTACGATTTCATGCGTTTGCTTTATGCCCGCGTGGCCGATGCCTACTCGTACAACACCGGCGAGAAAATGGAACGCATGAGCGAAGATCAAATTCTCCAAAACATCTTTAACAAGTTTGACGGCTTGGCCGTAAACATTCTTGCGCCTGTTGTTAAAGGGAGAAAAGGTCATTACCGCGAGCTTTTTGAGCAAATTCGCAAACAAGGTTATGTTAAAGTTCGCGTGGATGGTGAAATAAAAGACATCGCCGCAAAAATGCAGGTCGACCGCTACAAAATTCACGATATTGAAGTTGTAATCGATAGGTTGATTGTTGATGCAAAAGATAAAAAACGCCTGTTAGATTCCGTACAAACCGCAATGAAAATGGGTAAAGGCGTAATTAAAATAAGTGATAAGGACAACAATGTTGCCCATTTCAGTAAGTTTTTAATGTGCCCCACAACCGGTATTTCCTACGATGAACCACAGCCAAACAGCTTTTCGTTCAATTCTCCTTACGGTGCTTGCGAACGCTGCGATGGCTTAGGCTACATTTTCGTGGTTGATAAAGAATCCGTTATTCCGAACCCCAAATTGAGCATCCTGAACGGTGGCTTGGCACCGCTGGGCGAATACCGCGATACTTGGATGTTTCAGGTGTTAAAGGCGCTTGCAAAAAAATACACTTTCTCACTTTCTACACCCATCGAAAAATTAAGCGACGAGGTAATCGGTATCATTTTAAACGGTTCGAACGATCTAATTAAGGTAGAAGTAGAATACAATAAATGGAACGTTCAGAATTATAATATCACGTTCGACGGCATTATCAAGATGCTGGAAGAGCAGAACGAAAAGCGAAGCGAATCTGCATCGGATGACATGGATGCTTTCCGCAAGCTGAAAACCTGTCCCGAATGTAACGGAGCCCGCTTGAAAAAGGAAAGCCTGCACTTTAAGGTCGATGGGATGAACATTTTCGATCTCGCATCGATGGATATCAGCAACCTGTACAAATGGTTCGAAAAGGTTGACGAACGGCTTTCGGAACGTCAGAATATCATCGCAAAGGAAATACTCAAAGAAATTAAAGCGAGAATTGGCTTTTTAACCGATGTAGGTTTAACCTACTTAACGCTCGACAGAACGGCCCGTACGCTTTCAGGAGGTGAGGCACAGCGTATTCGCTTAGCCACTCAAATTGGTTCGCAGTTGATGAACGTGATGTACATTTTGGATGAGCCCAGTATCGGTTTGCACCAACGCGATAACGAACGCTTAATTAATGCCCTTAAAAACCTCCGCGATTTGGGAAACACTGTTCTTGTAGTTGAACATGATAAGGATATGATTATGGAGGCCGATTGGGTTATTGATGTTGGTCCCGGCGCAGGTATTCACGGTGGCACCGTGGTTGCCGAAGGAACCGCAAAAGATATTTTAAAATCAAAAACATTAACCGCTGCCTATTTAAACGGAGATAAAGAGATTGAGACGCCAAGGGTGCGCAGAAAGGGCAATGGGCATAAACTGTCGATTATTAAAGCTACCGGGCACAACCTTAAAGAAGTGTCTGTCGATTTTCCCCTAGGTAAATTTATTGCCGTAACGGGCGTTTCAGGTTCCGGCAAATCCAGTTTAATTACCGAAACGCTTTACCCCATATTGAATCACCATTTCTTCCGGGCAAAGAAAACGCCGCTTCCATACGAGAAAATAAGTGGGTTAAAGGAAATAGATAAAGTGATTGAGATTGATCAGGCACCAATTGGAAGAACGCCACGCTCCAATCCATCAACCTATACCGGGGTTTTTTCCGATATCAGGAACCTTTTTGTACAACTTCCCGAGGCCAAAATTCGTGGTTACAAGCCAGGGCGCTTCTCTTTCAACGTAAAGGGTGGAAGATGCGAAACCTGCCAGGGTGCCGGATTAAAGGTAATCGAAATGAATTTCCTGCCCGATGTGCAGGTGCCCTGCGAAGAGTGCGGAGGAAGGCGATACAACCGGGAAACCCTCGAAGTTCGTTTCCGTGGAAAATCAATCAGCGATGTGCTCGATATGAGTATTGAGGATGCCTGCGATTTCTTCGAAAACATTCCAATTATCTACCGGAAAATTAAAACACTTAAAGATGTTGGTCTGGGTTATATCACTTTGGGCCAATCGTCAGTTACCTTATCAGGCGGCGAGGCACAACGCGTTAAATTAGCTACAGAGCTTTCTAAAAAAGATACCGGAAAAACATTTTATATACTCGATGAACCTACAACCGGGCTTCATTTTGAAGACATTAACGTGCTTTTGGGCGTATTGCAGGAGTTAGTTGATAAAGGCAATACCATTTTGGTAATAGAGCATAACCTCGATGTAGTTAAGGTAGCCGACTGGGTAATCGACCTGGGCGAAGAAGGCGGCGCAGGCGGCGGAAGGATTCTTTTTGAGGGAACCCCCGAAGGACTCATCCAAAACCCGATCAGTCTGACAGGAAAATTCTTGAAAAAGGAGATGGGAGTGAGTTTGGAGTCGGGAGTCCGAAGTCCAGAGTCTAAAGTTGAGAGTCTGAAACCAAAGGATAAAAAAGCAAAGAAAAAGTCGGAAGTTCAAAGTCCGGAGGCCGAAGTTAAAAAGCCAAAGAAAAAGAAATAG
- a CDS encoding asparaginase, whose translation MTKILIIYTGGTIGMVNDPSNGMLVPFNFEQIKENVPELSRLDYHLDVHSFNPVLDSSNMDPEIWKTIAELIYNQYDSYDGFVILHGSDTMAFTASALSFMLENLDKAVVLTGSQLPIGEIRTDAKENLITALEIAATKENGKSLFPEVCIYFDAQLFRGNRSIKYNSEKFEAFRSPNYPVLAEAGVHLNFHTNYVLKAPKGKLALHTNFNANIGVLKLYPGITPQAVSAITDSKVDAIILETFGSGNTTTAQWFLDSLRQAILNGKLIIDISQCKKGSVQLGRYETSRELLKMGVLSGFDLTFEATVTKLMFVMGLGVPIEESRSLMEESLRGELTKD comes from the coding sequence ATGACCAAGATCCTGATAATTTATACCGGTGGCACCATCGGTATGGTGAACGACCCCAGTAATGGAATGTTAGTGCCCTTCAATTTCGAGCAAATAAAAGAAAACGTTCCCGAGTTAAGTCGCTTAGATTACCATTTAGATGTGCACTCTTTTAATCCGGTATTGGATTCTTCGAACATGGATCCCGAGATATGGAAAACAATCGCTGAATTAATATACAACCAATACGATAGTTACGATGGTTTTGTAATTCTTCACGGTTCAGATACCATGGCTTTTACAGCTTCGGCATTGAGTTTCATGCTCGAGAATTTGGATAAGGCTGTTGTATTAACCGGTTCCCAATTGCCGATTGGCGAGATCAGGACTGATGCAAAAGAAAACTTGATTACCGCACTGGAAATTGCCGCAACAAAAGAAAACGGAAAATCGCTTTTTCCCGAAGTTTGTATCTATTTCGATGCCCAGTTATTTAGGGGAAACCGCTCAATTAAATACAATAGCGAAAAATTTGAGGCTTTCCGCTCTCCAAACTATCCCGTTTTGGCCGAAGCTGGCGTGCACCTGAACTTTCATACCAATTATGTATTAAAAGCGCCGAAAGGCAAACTGGCATTACACACTAACTTTAATGCTAATATTGGCGTTTTAAAATTATATCCGGGCATTACGCCACAGGCCGTTTCGGCCATCACCGATTCAAAGGTAGATGCCATTATCCTCGAAACCTTTGGCTCGGGCAATACCACCACCGCTCAATGGTTTTTAGATAGTCTTCGTCAGGCAATTTTGAACGGTAAATTAATTATCGATATTTCGCAGTGCAAAAAAGGTTCGGTACAGTTGGGCCGTTACGAAACAAGCCGCGAACTGTTAAAAATGGGCGTTTTGAGCGGGTTCGACCTCACCTTTGAAGCTACGGTTACCAAGTTAATGTTTGTGATGGGATTAGGCGTACCCATAGAAGAAAGCCGAAGCTTAATGGAAGAATCGTTGCGAGGCGAGCTGACAAAAGACTAA
- a CDS encoding TatD family hydrolase, with translation MIFTDTHTHLYYEQDAEKQAQLMERCFENDVNRLFLPNVDLASIAMIDDLVRKYPNNCYAMAGLHPCDVKEGYLSVLDEIYSSIADRKIHAIGEIGIDLYWDKTTLEIQQDAFCKQIGWAKALGLPIVIHCREAFDEVFEVLESERNEKLRGIFHCFTGNVAQAKQAIDLNFYLGIGGVVTYKKAGLDTVLSEVPMHNLVLETDSPYLAPVPFRGKPNESSYLVYIAQKLADIYSVSIEEIANVTTENSKKVFGV, from the coding sequence ATGATTTTCACCGATACACATACCCACTTATATTACGAGCAAGATGCAGAAAAGCAAGCGCAACTCATGGAGCGTTGTTTCGAAAATGACGTAAATCGGCTGTTCTTGCCCAACGTTGACTTGGCTTCTATTGCCATGATTGATGATTTGGTGCGTAAATATCCAAACAACTGCTATGCAATGGCCGGTTTGCACCCATGCGATGTTAAAGAAGGTTATTTATCGGTTTTGGATGAGATTTACAGCAGCATTGCCGATAGAAAAATTCATGCAATTGGCGAAATCGGAATTGATCTGTATTGGGATAAAACCACTTTAGAGATTCAGCAAGATGCCTTTTGCAAGCAAATAGGCTGGGCAAAAGCGCTGGGCCTGCCGATTGTAATTCACTGCCGCGAGGCTTTTGATGAGGTTTTTGAAGTACTCGAAAGCGAAAGAAATGAAAAGTTACGTGGTATTTTTCATTGTTTTACCGGCAACGTAGCACAGGCTAAACAAGCCATCGATCTCAATTTTTACCTCGGCATTGGCGGTGTTGTCACTTATAAAAAGGCTGGCTTAGATACCGTTCTTAGCGAGGTTCCGATGCACAACCTTGTTCTTGAAACCGATTCGCCCTATCTGGCCCCCGTTCCTTTTCGCGGTAAGCCGAACGAAAGCAGTTACCTGGTGTACATCGCTCAAAAATTAGCCGATATTTATAGCGTTTCTATCGAGGAGATTGCCAATGTAACTACAGAAAATTCAAAGAAAGTATTTGGGGTTTAA